The window CTTTAGTAAAGTTTCAGGAATTGCAATAGATTCGCGTGAAGTAAAGCCAGGCTTCATATTCGTAGCAATAAATGGCTCCACGCAAAATGGACATAATTATATAGCTAAAGCAGTGGCCAATGGTGCAAACATCATTATTCACCAAGAAGAAATAGAAAAAATTTCAGGAATAACTTATATTAAAACCTCTAATTCCCGGGTAACCTTAGGGGAATTAGTTGAGCAATTTTATCCAAAGCAACCTAAATATTTAATGGGAGTGACTGGCACGAACGGAAAAAGCTCAGTAGTTCATTTTGTTATAGAAATTCTAAGTGCTTTAAATAAAAAATCCGTCTCTATTGGAACATTAGGAGTATTGGGAGATCTGCAAATTGATTCTAAGCTCACTACTCCTGCAACTATTGAAATGCATAAAATTCTTAATGAAATTGTAGATAATAACATTGAATATACTGCCCTTGAATGCTCCAGCCATGGAATAGATCAACATCGTTTAGATCATGTTAAATTTAAGGCCTGTGCATTTACTAATTTCACTCAAGATCATTTAGACTATCACCATACAATGGAGAAATACTTTGAGGCAAAACAGCACTTATTTGATCTAATGAAAGAAGGCTTCGCTATTTTAAATGGAGACATTCCTGAATATAATGACCTGCTTGACTATTGTTTAGAACGTAAACATAAAATTATCTGTTATGGAAAAAAAACAGATAAATACGCAACATATAACATAACAATCAATTCCATCAAAACTCTTGGAACCATACAGGAGGTTTCCTGGAACATTGAAGGAAAACCTTATAATACTTCCTTTAATCTAGTTGGCAATTTTCAAATATATAATATAGCTTGCGCCATTGGTTTATTAATGGGGTGCGGTATAGATCCAGATAAAATTATGCCAGTATTATCTAAAATAAAAGCTGTTACCGGAAGGATGGAATTAGTAACAACCTATAACAATGCTAGCGTTTTTGTTGATTATGCCCATACTCCTGATGCCTTGGAACATTCATTAAGAACTTTATCCTTTGCTACAAAAAATAAGTTATTTGTAATATTTGGTTGTGGAGGAGATAGAGAAATAGAAAAGCGTCCTATAATGGGGGAAATAGCTAAACATTATGCTGACAATATAATTATCACTGATGATAACCCACGTAATGAGGATCCTGCAAAAATTCGTCAAGCTATTATAAATAACTGCACTAGCGCAAAGGAAATTGGAGATCGAGAAGAGGCGATATCTTTTGCCTTATCACAATTACAACCAGGAGATAATTTGCTGATTGCTGGGAAGGGACATGAAACCTATCAAATCCTTAAAAATAGGACTATAGAATTCAACGATTCTCAGAAAGTTATATCCTTAATAAATGCCCTAAAATAATGTTACTCTTACCTCTTTTTTAAATATTATAAAT of the Rickettsiales bacterium genome contains:
- a CDS encoding UDP-N-acetylmuramoyl-L-alanyl-D-glutamate--2,6-diaminopimelate ligase, which gives rise to MMDIDFSKVSGIAIDSREVKPGFIFVAINGSTQNGHNYIAKAVANGANIIIHQEEIEKISGITYIKTSNSRVTLGELVEQFYPKQPKYLMGVTGTNGKSSVVHFVIEILSALNKKSVSIGTLGVLGDLQIDSKLTTPATIEMHKILNEIVDNNIEYTALECSSHGIDQHRLDHVKFKACAFTNFTQDHLDYHHTMEKYFEAKQHLFDLMKEGFAILNGDIPEYNDLLDYCLERKHKIICYGKKTDKYATYNITINSIKTLGTIQEVSWNIEGKPYNTSFNLVGNFQIYNIACAIGLLMGCGIDPDKIMPVLSKIKAVTGRMELVTTYNNASVFVDYAHTPDALEHSLRTLSFATKNKLFVIFGCGGDREIEKRPIMGEIAKHYADNIIITDDNPRNEDPAKIRQAIINNCTSAKEIGDREEAISFALSQLQPGDNLLIAGKGHETYQILKNRTIEFNDSQKVISLINALK